The Shewanella sp. MTB7 genome includes a window with the following:
- a CDS encoding sigma-54-dependent transcriptional regulator: protein MTVRPISGAELLTLTVVYHPDLSLIGARYQLQSSLSTWGICRSSPQFLTRDRKSRPLSDGFISRKELILTTKGSNCYLSQGESSTEINVLNHKQSNEYCFGDEMLRKGVVVSLSGRVVLLLHYSSAIEKKDVEQLDEYGLLGVSENTISVRSLISKVASLKLPILIRGESGTGKEVVANAIHKMGNRKKAAFISINMASIPKDLVSSELFGSVKGAFTGAACRDGYFQRANNGCLFLDEIGEAHADVQVALLRALETGVVQAVGSEKCEKLNVRIIAATDANLEKLIGIDSFKMPLLQRLSGVVVELSPLRKRVDDFGILFSHFLIEVLEEVGQQDKFVNAEDDKQFYWAWLFAQFCQLNWPGNVRQLKNVTTQLAVALLGYDNFSDFDWYGFVKSIANEVAIQAESNEQVASKVIENKRKPREITDDEIKTVLAKHEWQIKQTADELGISRAALYLRIDACSELHRANNLTDQQLNRSFIKYHGDLNQMVPELKVSRQALKRRLSEIGAVIN from the coding sequence ATGACCGTGAGACCCATTAGTGGTGCGGAGTTATTAACGCTTACAGTTGTTTATCACCCTGATTTGTCTTTGATTGGTGCACGCTACCAACTGCAATCCTCATTATCAACATGGGGTATATGCCGGTCTTCACCACAGTTTTTAACTAGAGATAGAAAATCACGACCATTAAGTGATGGATTTATCAGTCGTAAAGAACTGATATTGACGACTAAAGGTTCAAACTGTTATTTGTCTCAAGGAGAAAGTAGTACTGAAATTAACGTGTTAAATCATAAGCAAAGCAATGAATATTGCTTTGGTGATGAGATGTTACGTAAAGGGGTTGTGGTTTCTTTGTCAGGTAGAGTCGTTTTGCTTTTGCATTATAGTTCAGCTATCGAAAAAAAAGATGTAGAACAGCTTGATGAGTATGGATTACTGGGGGTAAGTGAAAATACCATATCAGTGAGATCTTTAATCAGTAAGGTTGCAAGTTTAAAGCTGCCTATTTTAATACGAGGAGAATCTGGTACTGGGAAAGAGGTGGTTGCGAACGCTATTCATAAAATGGGAAATCGAAAAAAGGCCGCTTTTATTAGCATTAATATGGCCTCTATCCCTAAAGATCTTGTTAGCAGTGAGCTATTTGGCAGTGTTAAAGGTGCCTTTACCGGCGCAGCATGTAGAGATGGTTATTTTCAAAGAGCAAACAACGGATGTTTATTTCTTGATGAGATTGGTGAAGCCCACGCAGATGTTCAGGTTGCTCTTTTACGCGCATTAGAAACTGGAGTAGTACAAGCAGTTGGTAGTGAAAAGTGTGAAAAGTTGAATGTACGAATTATTGCGGCGACAGATGCAAACCTTGAGAAGTTAATAGGTATTGATTCCTTTAAGATGCCACTACTACAGCGTTTATCTGGTGTAGTTGTCGAGCTTTCCCCTCTCCGTAAACGTGTTGATGATTTTGGTATCTTATTTAGTCATTTTTTAATAGAAGTGCTAGAAGAAGTTGGTCAGCAAGATAAATTTGTAAATGCAGAAGATGATAAGCAGTTCTATTGGGCGTGGTTATTTGCTCAATTTTGTCAACTTAACTGGCCCGGTAATGTACGGCAGTTAAAAAATGTCACAACTCAATTGGCAGTAGCACTACTAGGTTATGATAACTTTTCAGATTTCGATTGGTATGGATTTGTTAAATCGATAGCTAATGAGGTTGCTATTCAAGCAGAATCTAATGAACAAGTTGCTTCTAAAGTTATTGAGAATAAACGTAAACCTAGGGAGATCACAGATGATGAAATTAAAACAGTCTTAGCTAAACATGAGTGGCAAATTAAACAAACAGCTGATGAATTAGGTATATCTCGCGCTGCTCTCTATTTACGTATCGATGCTTGTTCTGAATTACACAGAGCTAATAATTTAACTGACCAGCAACTGAATAGGAGCTTTATTAAATACCACGGTGATTTAAACCAAATGGTGCCCGAACTGAAAGTGTCACGTCAAGCACTCAAGCGACGCTTAAGTGAGATAGGAGCAGTTATCAATTGA
- a CDS encoding C40 family peptidase has product MTACSSSPPNSTGEKTNVEVSKLALEKQLMAFHHEWQGVPYRYGGMSKQGVDCSAFVYLVYKDILGRQLPRMTEDQSNLGKEVTKGKLKAGDLVFFKTGWSTKHVGIYLGDNRFLHASTSQGVMISRLDNSYWKQKYWQSRRLWY; this is encoded by the coding sequence ATGACTGCTTGCTCTAGCTCTCCGCCAAATTCTACTGGTGAAAAGACGAATGTAGAGGTCAGTAAACTCGCTTTAGAAAAGCAGTTAATGGCTTTTCATCATGAGTGGCAAGGCGTGCCCTATCGTTATGGTGGGATGAGCAAGCAAGGCGTAGATTGCTCTGCATTCGTCTATTTGGTCTATAAAGATATTCTTGGGAGGCAATTACCTAGGATGACGGAAGATCAGAGTAACTTGGGTAAAGAGGTGACAAAAGGTAAGCTCAAAGCAGGTGATCTAGTGTTCTTTAAAACCGGATGGTCGACAAAGCATGTGGGAATTTACCTGGGTGATAATCGTTTTTTACATGCCTCTACCAGCCAAGGTGTGATGATCTCTCGATTAGATAATAGTTACTGGAAACAGAAGTATTGGCAGTCGAGACGTTTGTGGTATTAG
- a CDS encoding GlxA family transcriptional regulator — protein sequence MKTIYILAAGNVVAGGIVSFLDVFSFCNIYWRRINPEASEDLFHCHVISADGQPVNTNQGIQIPAIGLDKAEDILKADAVILASALVTNREEFQYYLEDFTPLFKPLTLFATSEKPLAAYCSGTMMLAASGLLDGRQATTVWWLSEMFERNFPKVKLSLDRLVVSDGHLHTAGATTSNLSLALHIINLLAGEQIANQIAKILLIDPNRSSQQPFMTMALAVDGHNHRDELVTKIQNWMQQHLQQSFLLDDIADKFAVGKRTLIRRFKQAVNETPASYMQRLRVDEAKRLLETTELALEQIVERVGYEDVSSFRKLFIQLTSLSPREYRLKFNTHACC from the coding sequence ATGAAGACAATTTATATCTTAGCGGCTGGCAATGTTGTTGCTGGTGGTATTGTTAGTTTTTTGGATGTGTTTAGTTTCTGTAATATTTACTGGCGACGTATTAACCCTGAGGCCAGTGAAGACCTATTTCACTGCCATGTTATCTCGGCTGATGGCCAACCTGTTAATACTAATCAAGGGATACAAATTCCTGCGATTGGTTTAGATAAAGCGGAAGATATCTTAAAAGCAGATGCTGTTATTTTGGCTTCAGCCCTTGTGACTAATAGAGAGGAGTTTCAGTACTACCTCGAAGATTTTACTCCACTCTTTAAGCCTTTAACTCTTTTTGCCACCAGTGAAAAACCCCTTGCTGCCTACTGCTCTGGGACTATGATGTTAGCGGCATCTGGTTTGCTCGATGGTAGGCAAGCGACTACAGTATGGTGGCTCAGTGAGATGTTTGAACGTAATTTTCCTAAGGTAAAGCTTAGTCTGGATCGGCTGGTGGTTTCAGATGGCCATCTGCATACGGCAGGAGCAACCACTTCAAACTTGAGCTTAGCGTTGCATATTATCAATTTGTTGGCGGGTGAGCAGATAGCAAATCAGATAGCTAAAATACTCTTGATCGATCCCAATAGAAGCTCGCAACAGCCCTTTATGACCATGGCCCTAGCCGTGGATGGCCATAATCACAGGGATGAGTTGGTGACTAAGATCCAAAACTGGATGCAGCAGCACCTACAGCAGAGTTTTCTGCTCGATGATATTGCCGATAAATTTGCTGTGGGAAAACGTACTTTGATCAGACGTTTTAAGCAGGCGGTTAATGAGACTCCTGCTAGCTATATGCAGCGCTTACGTGTCGATGAAGCTAAGCGCCTGCTTGAAACGACAGAGTTAGCCTTAGAACAAATAGTCGAGCGAGTCGGTTATGAAGATGTGAGCTCGTTTCGTAAGCTGTTTATCCAACTGACTAGCCTCTCCCCTCGCGAATATAGGCTAAAGTTTAATACTCATGCCTGCTGCTAG
- a CDS encoding serine/threonine-protein kinase: MIDDLPKYIGPYKVDSILGKGSYGMVVKAFDQRLSRWVAIKLLYDFNQGDLLEEARLIAELNHPNIVSVFDVFQSETESWTALIMEFLPDGTLADSIAHSTSVDEKTALAYCLDIAKGLVVAHDHAIIHGDLKAENLFFGLQKQLKIGDFGIAQRQGEQIRSGLGSYYSLSPEQASGELATKKSDLFALGLLLYRLLSGHHAFEQGDGVEAMLQRLQTDTPRHFEPMSSNVYDFLTLLLAKLPEERCESAAHAVSKLEEILFVHQSIDNPTRLLTKQIAINPIETDKPRRSNKFLVLGVSLVCVLILSWVLWPPPPSYVLVLRPVVQSGESLPDLPLIKASIFQGMSESVSQQPSKRLIDNHDVALRSLGKKDVMALFQLTAVDELLFSELNCLPGKCAVTLSRWLKDDSVLLKRETIHIPTDDLLFVGDFIQDYLSRQYKFKDIEGLEKHTESSLEYRHLLVLGHEYENGERTLNEYISGLTQYGCRYQYSCRELITAYKKMYHQQRTEIWLNKIVELIQSANFIYPPQFLRIEQITLAILMNNFAAADKMLLAMEGYFYTDDLVVGLRARWYFEQGFNLKGSTMMAQLVRQRPSARNRFNYALMLFKLSDFYQAVEVLEQLLDKVPEHQNAQELRADILFYLGSWAVAIPAYEQLIARVEGDSPANLSNLGLAYMMQDKLPRAIEYFLNASQKASNNPQILLNLADAQHLLGQTQTAQQNYKKVINLVSSLELKSIDDYLLLALANAQLKQVESSESALLQVIKANKSDPLLMFNVALVYLFLGDKTTCYVYLNKSVEFGIPLSWLASPWLASLQDDKQFIKLLAAAEMHRKAFTKN; the protein is encoded by the coding sequence TTGATTGACGATCTTCCTAAATATATTGGACCATATAAGGTCGATAGTATTTTAGGCAAGGGCAGTTATGGAATGGTTGTGAAAGCCTTTGATCAACGTCTGTCTCGTTGGGTTGCCATTAAGCTACTCTATGATTTTAATCAGGGAGATCTATTGGAAGAGGCTCGGTTAATTGCGGAGCTTAATCATCCTAACATAGTGTCAGTTTTTGATGTTTTTCAGTCTGAGACTGAGTCTTGGACGGCGCTTATCATGGAGTTTTTACCCGATGGAACCTTAGCTGATAGCATTGCGCACTCTACGTCTGTAGATGAAAAAACGGCTTTAGCATATTGCTTAGATATTGCTAAAGGCTTGGTAGTCGCACACGACCACGCCATTATTCATGGGGACTTGAAAGCAGAAAATCTATTTTTTGGTTTACAGAAGCAGCTAAAAATTGGCGATTTTGGGATTGCTCAACGTCAGGGAGAGCAAATAAGAAGTGGACTTGGTAGCTATTATTCACTTAGTCCAGAGCAGGCTAGTGGAGAACTTGCGACTAAAAAGAGTGATCTTTTCGCTCTTGGATTACTCTTATACCGTTTATTGAGCGGTCATCATGCGTTTGAACAAGGTGATGGTGTTGAAGCTATGCTACAGCGTCTTCAAACAGATACTCCTCGTCACTTTGAGCCTATGTCCTCAAACGTATATGACTTCCTAACTCTCTTATTGGCTAAGTTACCGGAAGAGCGTTGTGAGTCAGCGGCTCATGCAGTGAGTAAGTTAGAAGAAATTTTATTTGTACATCAGAGTATTGATAATCCGACTCGGCTTTTGACTAAACAGATAGCGATTAATCCCATTGAGACCGACAAACCAAGAAGATCAAATAAGTTTTTGGTTCTTGGAGTTAGCCTTGTTTGTGTTTTGATACTGAGCTGGGTGCTATGGCCGCCTCCTCCCTCATATGTGTTGGTGTTACGGCCTGTTGTACAATCGGGTGAGTCTCTACCTGATTTGCCTTTAATCAAAGCTTCGATATTTCAAGGCATGAGTGAATCAGTAAGCCAACAACCTTCTAAACGATTGATAGATAACCATGATGTTGCATTACGCTCGTTGGGGAAAAAGGATGTCATGGCGCTATTTCAATTAACGGCGGTAGATGAGCTTCTCTTCAGTGAGCTCAATTGTTTACCTGGTAAATGTGCGGTGACATTAAGCCGTTGGTTAAAGGATGACTCCGTACTGTTGAAGCGAGAAACAATCCATATACCTACAGATGACTTACTGTTTGTTGGAGATTTCATTCAAGATTATCTGAGTAGACAATATAAATTTAAAGATATTGAAGGACTAGAAAAACATACTGAATCTTCACTAGAATATCGGCATCTTTTGGTTCTAGGTCACGAGTATGAGAATGGTGAGCGGACACTTAATGAGTACATTAGTGGGCTAACTCAATATGGTTGCCGTTATCAATATAGTTGTCGAGAATTAATTACAGCATATAAGAAGATGTATCATCAACAGCGAACTGAGATTTGGCTTAATAAGATTGTTGAACTTATTCAAAGTGCTAACTTTATATATCCGCCGCAATTTTTACGTATAGAGCAGATCACCCTTGCCATTCTAATGAACAATTTTGCAGCTGCAGATAAGATGTTATTGGCAATGGAAGGGTATTTCTATACAGATGACTTAGTGGTTGGATTGAGAGCTAGGTGGTATTTCGAGCAAGGTTTTAATCTCAAAGGAAGTACAATGATGGCCCAGTTGGTTCGTCAACGTCCTTCTGCGCGTAATCGTTTTAACTACGCGTTAATGTTATTTAAACTATCTGACTTTTATCAAGCAGTGGAAGTGTTAGAACAATTGCTAGATAAAGTACCTGAACATCAAAACGCCCAAGAGTTAAGGGCTGATATTTTATTTTATTTAGGAAGTTGGGCCGTGGCTATTCCTGCTTATGAGCAGTTGATTGCTCGAGTCGAGGGAGATAGTCCTGCAAATTTAAGTAACTTAGGTTTGGCCTATATGATGCAAGATAAGTTACCTAGAGCGATAGAGTATTTTTTAAACGCATCCCAAAAAGCGTCTAATAATCCTCAAATACTATTAAACTTAGCCGATGCTCAACATCTATTAGGGCAAACACAAACGGCACAACAAAATTACAAAAAAGTCATAAATCTAGTTTCATCTTTAGAATTAAAATCTATAGATGATTATCTATTACTAGCACTCGCCAATGCTCAATTAAAACAAGTAGAGTCATCGGAAAGTGCATTGTTACAAGTTATTAAAGCAAACAAAAGTGATCCTTTACTCATGTTTAATGTGGCACTTGTTTATCTTTTTTTAGGGGATAAAACTACTTGCTATGTCTACCTAAATAAATCAGTAGAGTTTGGTATCCCATTATCTTGGTTAGCTTCACCCTGGCTTGCATCTTTGCAAGATGACAAGCAATTTATAAAGTTACTTGCTGCTGCCGAGATGCATAGAAAAGCTTTCACTAAAAATTAA
- the mog gene encoding molybdopterin adenylyltransferase, translating to MTKAKIGIVTVSDRASAGIYEDLSGKAIIDVLNEYLTSEWEPVYEVIPDEQDIIEATLIKMADEQNCSLIVTTGGTGPAKRDVTPEATEAVCDRMMPGFGELMRAESLKFVPTAILSRQTAGLRGDSLIVNLPGKPKSIRECLDAVFPAIPYCIDLMNGPFLECDESVVKPFRPKVK from the coding sequence ATGACTAAAGCTAAGATCGGTATTGTGACTGTGAGTGATAGAGCCAGTGCAGGTATTTACGAGGATCTTTCGGGTAAGGCGATTATCGATGTATTAAACGAGTACCTTACTTCTGAATGGGAGCCTGTTTATGAGGTTATTCCAGATGAGCAGGATATCATTGAAGCGACCTTGATTAAGATGGCTGACGAGCAAAACTGTAGCCTAATCGTGACAACGGGTGGAACAGGTCCGGCAAAACGTGACGTGACACCAGAAGCGACCGAAGCTGTGTGCGATCGTATGATGCCTGGTTTTGGTGAGCTGATGCGTGCAGAATCCTTGAAGTTTGTACCTACCGCTATTCTTTCACGCCAAACTGCTGGTTTACGTGGCGATTCGTTGATTGTTAACTTACCGGGTAAGCCAAAGTCGATTCGTGAATGTTTGGACGCTGTGTTCCCTGCTATTCCCTATTGTATCGATCTTATGAACGGCCCCTTTTTAGAGTGCGACGAGTCAGTGGTTAAGCCATTTCGACCGAAAGTCAAATAA
- a CDS encoding methyl-accepting chemotaxis protein: MRFLSTISIKLKLLSVMLVFVLSGVVILANVVINTKGVETRFNEYDQAGVTSEKYILMISRDMNYVSRLSRSIMLGDDYDKNFSLLEVWIDSIYSHFDALESATQLITDPATRMRISQLAQESKRATEDFMEDGRQRMLQLKSVERTPEVLQQAWKAYRQGATPFAEKSRASFKDLVKVEVSMRGDIKQAAIDAMTEMKQQLIIIVLSSFFLAGLMLLLVTRMILNSVKTLHLSVTEIEQNSDLTRRIECGSQDELGQLSQSFNLMLDKFQSSLQNVSGTSKELAISSNGMAKVTSESADSVQQQQHELDMVATAMNEMTETVIEVARNANDAAEAADLADIQTKEGMRVVNRTIETIVGLATEIERAGVVIQNLENDSNQIGSILDVIKSIAEQTNLLALNAAIEAARAGEQGRGFAVVADEVRTLASRTQESTQEIQSMIEKLQSGTKTAVKVMSESRQYADDSVQHAKSAGDVLKLMTASISKITDMNTQIATAAEEQSAVSEEINTNIVNIHHAAEQTAAGAKSTKSESERLAEMAIQLDELVSQFKI; the protein is encoded by the coding sequence ATGAGATTTCTATCGACGATAAGCATTAAGCTTAAGCTATTGTCAGTCATGCTGGTATTCGTGTTGTCGGGTGTTGTCATTCTTGCCAACGTGGTGATTAACACCAAAGGCGTTGAGACAAGGTTTAATGAATACGATCAAGCGGGCGTCACGAGTGAGAAATATATCTTAATGATTAGCAGAGACATGAATTATGTCTCACGCCTATCGAGAAGTATTATGCTGGGTGATGATTATGATAAGAATTTTAGCTTATTAGAGGTGTGGATCGACAGTATCTACTCACACTTCGACGCACTCGAATCTGCAACTCAGCTGATCACTGATCCTGCTACCAGAATGCGTATATCTCAGCTTGCCCAAGAATCTAAGCGGGCGACTGAAGATTTTATGGAGGATGGGCGTCAACGTATGTTGCAGCTTAAATCTGTCGAACGAACGCCTGAAGTGTTGCAGCAAGCCTGGAAAGCGTATCGTCAAGGTGCTACGCCGTTTGCTGAAAAATCCAGAGCCAGTTTTAAAGACTTGGTTAAGGTTGAGGTGAGTATGAGGGGGGATATCAAGCAGGCTGCTATCGACGCTATGACAGAGATGAAACAGCAGCTGATCATTATCGTTCTTAGTTCATTCTTCTTGGCTGGTTTGATGCTATTGCTGGTGACGCGGATGATTTTAAATTCGGTGAAAACACTGCACCTGTCAGTTACTGAAATAGAGCAGAACTCAGATCTTACCCGCCGAATTGAGTGTGGCTCTCAAGATGAGCTAGGGCAACTCTCTCAATCATTCAATTTAATGCTAGATAAGTTCCAATCCAGCCTGCAAAACGTTTCAGGAACATCCAAAGAGTTGGCTATTTCATCAAATGGCATGGCCAAAGTGACTTCTGAGTCTGCTGATTCTGTGCAACAGCAACAGCACGAATTGGATATGGTTGCCACAGCAATGAATGAAATGACCGAAACCGTTATTGAAGTCGCTCGAAATGCCAATGATGCCGCAGAAGCTGCAGACCTTGCAGATATCCAAACTAAAGAGGGGATGCGAGTCGTTAATCGTACGATCGAGACCATAGTTGGTTTAGCGACAGAAATCGAAAGAGCGGGAGTGGTGATTCAAAACTTAGAAAATGACAGTAATCAAATAGGCTCAATCTTAGATGTGATAAAAAGTATTGCCGAACAAACGAACTTATTAGCACTCAATGCCGCTATCGAAGCCGCGAGAGCGGGTGAGCAAGGACGTGGGTTTGCAGTGGTTGCTGATGAAGTTAGAACGCTCGCGAGTCGAACTCAGGAGTCGACTCAAGAGATCCAATCTATGATTGAAAAGTTGCAATCAGGAACGAAAACAGCCGTAAAAGTGATGTCAGAGAGTCGCCAGTATGCTGATGACAGTGTGCAGCATGCAAAATCTGCAGGTGATGTGTTAAAACTCATGACAGCTTCAATCAGTAAGATCACTGATATGAATACGCAAATAGCCACTGCGGCAGAGGAGCAAAGCGCTGTATCGGAAGAGATAAACACCAATATTGTCAATATTCATCATGCTGCCGAACAGACCGCCGCCGGTGCTAAATCTACCAAGAGTGAGAGTGAGCGACTGGCTGAGATGGCGATTCAGTTAGATGAATTGGTTAGCCAGTTTAAAATCTAA
- a CDS encoding ABC transporter permease, producing MINSNIITMVRKELIDAARDKRSVMAGLYYAIGTPLLMCAMFMLLIGQMTSPEDLNIKIENGNNAPDLVKYLSSKGITDGDNHNTNDQGEQLDIKDIRLVISDDYAAQMAKGMSAEVTLISDNSNEKLQNSIRRLERNLQTYSAEMGSLRLIARGIDPRVVQPLKVNVEDEATPDSKGGVILGVATMTMIYAVFISGMNLAIDTSAGERERNSLALLLSHPVSTRNIVLAKVIAVTVFAMIGLLLTLIISKISYAFVPWHELGFTVSISTEFILLMLLVGLPIALMAASLQLFVSFMAKSFKEAQSYLTLVLIVPMMLSMAASYNIAPDTLQWLPVSGQQQALIAFIKGREIPMLQLLLSSLTTLIIAIGLTLGMEKSLKSEKIVFGL from the coding sequence ATGATCAATTCAAATATTATAACCATGGTCAGAAAAGAGCTAATAGATGCGGCCAGAGACAAGCGTTCAGTGATGGCTGGACTCTATTATGCTATCGGTACGCCCCTATTGATGTGTGCCATGTTTATGCTATTGATCGGACAGATGACCAGCCCCGAAGATCTGAATATCAAGATTGAAAATGGCAACAATGCGCCGGATCTAGTTAAGTACCTTTCCAGTAAAGGCATCACCGACGGTGACAACCATAATACCAATGACCAAGGTGAACAGCTGGATATTAAAGACATCCGTCTGGTGATCAGCGATGATTACGCCGCACAGATGGCTAAAGGGATGAGTGCCGAAGTCACTCTCATCTCTGACAACTCCAATGAAAAACTGCAAAATTCTATCAGACGCCTCGAACGAAACCTACAAACCTACAGCGCTGAGATGGGCAGTTTACGCTTAATTGCTAGAGGAATAGATCCCAGAGTCGTTCAGCCACTCAAAGTTAATGTTGAGGATGAAGCAACACCTGATTCCAAAGGAGGGGTGATATTGGGTGTGGCAACCATGACCATGATCTACGCAGTGTTTATCTCTGGAATGAATTTGGCCATAGACACCAGTGCCGGTGAACGAGAGCGAAATTCATTGGCACTTCTGCTCAGTCACCCTGTTTCGACCCGAAATATCGTGTTGGCGAAAGTCATAGCCGTGACTGTATTTGCCATGATTGGTTTGTTGTTAACCCTGATTATTTCCAAGATATCCTATGCCTTTGTCCCTTGGCATGAACTCGGATTTACCGTCTCGATCAGCACTGAATTCATCTTACTGATGCTGCTAGTTGGACTACCCATTGCGTTAATGGCCGCAAGTCTGCAACTCTTTGTCTCCTTTATGGCAAAAAGCTTTAAAGAGGCTCAGTCTTACCTCACCTTAGTGCTGATTGTCCCGATGATGTTGTCGATGGCTGCCAGCTATAACATTGCGCCAGATACCCTGCAGTGGCTACCCGTATCCGGCCAACAACAAGCATTAATCGCCTTCATCAAAGGACGTGAAATACCTATGCTACAGCTTTTATTGTCCTCATTAACCACCTTAATCATCGCTATTGGCCTGACCTTAGGCATGGAAAAATCACTTAAGAGTGAGAAGATCGTATTCGGCTTATAA
- a CDS encoding superinfection immunity protein has translation MEFIDKILAQENYAFMMLLALGVLIIWFLPAMLALIFNRKHFKLILLACIPAGLSFIAWGGVMVWATTGKVVDKYAKKNKSEA, from the coding sequence ATGGAATTTATAGATAAGATTTTAGCTCAAGAAAATTACGCATTTATGATGTTATTAGCCCTTGGAGTACTCATCATCTGGTTTCTTCCAGCAATGTTGGCACTCATATTTAACCGTAAGCATTTCAAATTGATTTTATTGGCTTGTATTCCCGCTGGACTTTCATTCATTGCTTGGGGCGGTGTGATGGTGTGGGCGACCACTGGAAAGGTTGTCGATAAGTACGCCAAGAAGAACAAATCGGAAGCTTAA